A single region of the Elusimicrobiota bacterium genome encodes:
- a CDS encoding ATP-grasp domain-containing protein: protein MKVLVANRGEIAIRVIRALKELGLSSAAVYSQEDKDSQHVRMADEAWCIGPAPAKESYLNIGRVLTAARLSGAQAVHPGYGFLAENDRFATSCEEAGMVFIGPKGSVMASLANKFATKEIVRKAGVPVIPGSTRALTSAGEALEETRSMGFPVLLKASFGGGGRGITLVKTPEELPRAFDMAQAESKAAFGQDGLYLEKLLHDARHVEVQVARDLKGRVEAFVERDCTIQRRNQKLLEESPSPFIDQAARAKLLEAAGRAMDACQLTTLCTVEFLLLPDTKTFYFMEINKRIQVEHPVTEELLGLDLIRLQIAIAVGEPLTTAPLALGARHAIEARINAEDPAQGFLPGEGTVLKCALPGGPGVRVDTFLTPYMTLATSYDSLVAKIIAVSPLGRPAAIAKMRGALGELLIEGIPTTTGFHQRLMEDPVFSGGRQWFNIRYLETWLPQQRFN, encoded by the coding sequence GTCATCCGGGCGCTTAAAGAATTAGGCCTCTCCTCAGCCGCCGTTTACTCGCAAGAAGATAAAGACAGTCAACATGTGCGCATGGCGGATGAAGCCTGGTGCATCGGCCCGGCGCCGGCCAAGGAAAGCTATTTAAATATCGGCCGCGTTCTGACCGCGGCCCGTCTATCCGGCGCTCAGGCGGTTCATCCCGGCTACGGTTTTTTGGCGGAAAACGACCGATTTGCCACCTCCTGCGAGGAAGCCGGGATGGTTTTCATCGGCCCAAAAGGTTCGGTGATGGCTTCCCTGGCCAACAAATTCGCCACCAAAGAAATTGTGCGCAAAGCCGGCGTGCCCGTGATTCCGGGCAGCACGCGAGCGTTAACCTCGGCCGGCGAAGCGTTGGAGGAAACCCGCTCCATGGGATTTCCGGTATTGCTCAAAGCCAGTTTCGGCGGCGGAGGCCGGGGCATTACCTTGGTCAAAACCCCGGAGGAATTGCCCCGCGCCTTTGACATGGCGCAGGCCGAATCCAAGGCCGCGTTCGGGCAGGACGGGCTGTACCTTGAAAAACTTCTCCATGACGCGCGCCATGTCGAGGTTCAGGTGGCCAGGGACTTGAAAGGACGCGTGGAAGCCTTCGTGGAGAGGGATTGCACCATTCAGCGCCGCAATCAAAAACTTCTGGAAGAATCCCCGTCGCCTTTCATCGATCAAGCCGCCCGGGCCAAACTGCTTGAAGCCGCCGGGCGCGCGATGGACGCCTGCCAATTAACCACACTGTGCACGGTCGAGTTTCTGCTGTTGCCGGACACCAAAACGTTTTATTTTATGGAAATCAACAAACGCATTCAGGTCGAACATCCGGTGACCGAGGAGCTGCTGGGCCTTGACTTGATCAGGCTCCAAATCGCCATCGCCGTCGGAGAACCGTTAACAACCGCGCCGCTCGCGCTGGGCGCGCGCCATGCCATCGAAGCCAGAATCAACGCCGAAGACCCGGCGCAGGGCTTTCTGCCCGGCGAGGGGACGGTTTTAAAATGCGCGCTGCCGGGCGGGCCCGGCGTCAGGGTGGACACATTTTTGACTCCGTACATGACATTGGCCACAAGCTACGACAGCCTGGTGGCTAAAATTATCGCTGTTTCGCCCCTGGGCCGGCCTGCGGCCATCGCCAAAATGCGCGGCGCGCTGGGGGAACTGTTGATCGAAGGCATCCCAACGACGACCGGTTTTCATCAACGCCTTATGGAAGATCCTGTTTTTTCCGGAGGACGCCAATGGTTCAATATCCGGTATCTGGAAACTTGGCTGCCCCAACAACGCTTTAATTAA
- a CDS encoding D-sedoheptulose 7-phosphate isomerase: MAFQTRKSSSSAGHDAAGLIERRFKESADVLHLLSLDAKAVGVVAAIAREISKCLKAGGRVVVFGNGGSAADAQHFAGELVGGYTNHNRRALDVIALSTNTSNLTAIGNDYHYDEVFSRQVEAHCKKGDIAVGISTSGNSKNVLEAMKVAKKLRVLTVGFTGASGGKLKDLAQITFQAPSDSTPRIQEAHINAIHSICELVEKTLFPNGGK, encoded by the coding sequence ATGGCGTTTCAAACAAGAAAATCTTCGTCTTCCGCCGGCCACGACGCCGCCGGCCTGATCGAGCGCAGATTCAAGGAAAGCGCGGACGTTCTTCACCTTTTATCCTTGGACGCCAAAGCCGTCGGCGTCGTGGCCGCCATCGCCCGGGAAATCAGCAAATGCTTGAAGGCGGGCGGGCGCGTTGTAGTGTTCGGCAACGGAGGATCGGCCGCGGACGCCCAGCACTTTGCCGGGGAGCTGGTGGGCGGTTACACCAATCACAACCGCCGGGCTTTGGATGTCATCGCTCTCTCAACTAATACTTCCAATTTAACGGCCATCGGCAACGACTATCATTACGACGAGGTTTTCTCGCGCCAAGTCGAAGCCCATTGCAAGAAAGGCGATATTGCCGTCGGCATCTCCACCAGCGGCAATTCCAAAAACGTCCTGGAGGCTATGAAAGTGGCCAAAAAATTAAGGGTCTTAACCGTTGGCTTCACCGGCGCCTCCGGCGGCAAGCTCAAGGACTTGGCGCAAATCACCTTTCAGGCGCCTTCGGATTCCACCCCCCGCATTCAGGAAGCCCATATCAACGCCATCCATTCCATTTGCGAATTGGTGGAAAAAACATTATTTCCGAACGGTGGGAAATAA